The following are encoded together in the Thermococcus sibiricus MM 739 genome:
- the taw22 gene encoding tRNA (guanine(37)-N1)/4-demethylwyosine(37)-methyltransferase Taw22: MPAVKVKKNEAEKIKKLLKKEEIYDGKRRPQRVKNYILFPITDPKKAQNLGFEVVDVELPMRPERQIYKNLESFLKEKFTNEELSYLRRYDIIGDIAVIQIPPEIEHREKEIVEGLRRVYPFLKVVAKKGFHTGAFRIRRYSIIWGEKRLTTIHKENGIKIKVDLSRVFFNPRMKGERYRLAQTVKDGEKIFLMFAGVLPYALVIARYKNVDITTVELNEEAVKLGLENLKLNKDKLKGRIHLIKGNVFEVGPKLETFDRVISPTPKGVNALRLALEKAEEWVHYYDFVHENEIRKFKEKIYRECRELGKKCEIKVRKVSDYKPHVFKVCADIKLY; the protein is encoded by the coding sequence ATGCCAGCGGTGAAAGTAAAAAAGAATGAAGCCGAAAAAATAAAGAAACTCCTAAAGAAAGAGGAGATTTATGACGGAAAGCGACGGCCACAAAGAGTAAAAAATTACATACTATTCCCCATAACAGATCCAAAAAAAGCACAAAATTTGGGATTTGAAGTGGTCGACGTTGAACTCCCCATGCGTCCGGAGAGACAGATATACAAAAATCTCGAGAGTTTCTTAAAGGAAAAGTTTACAAATGAGGAATTATCCTACTTAAGGCGCTATGATATAATCGGAGACATCGCAGTAATCCAAATTCCTCCGGAAATTGAACACAGAGAAAAAGAGATAGTGGAGGGCCTCCGGAGGGTATATCCATTTCTTAAGGTTGTAGCAAAAAAAGGATTCCACACTGGAGCATTTAGGATCCGAAGATACTCAATAATTTGGGGAGAAAAGAGACTGACCACGATACATAAAGAAAACGGAATAAAAATAAAGGTCGACCTCAGCAGAGTTTTCTTTAACCCAAGAATGAAGGGAGAACGTTACAGACTTGCCCAAACGGTTAAAGATGGCGAGAAAATATTTCTGATGTTTGCTGGTGTTCTCCCATATGCTCTTGTAATTGCAAGATATAAAAATGTAGATATAACTACAGTAGAGCTTAATGAAGAGGCAGTAAAACTCGGTCTTGAGAATCTCAAGCTGAACAAAGACAAACTTAAAGGAAGAATACATCTAATCAAGGGAAATGTATTTGAAGTTGGCCCTAAACTGGAGACTTTTGATAGGGTAATAAGCCCCACTCCAAAAGGGGTTAATGCTCTAAGACTAGCCTTAGAAAAAGCGGAGGAATGGGTTCATTATTATGATTTTGTTCATGAGAACGAGATAAGAAAATTCAAGGAGAAAATTTACCGGGAATGCAGAGAACTTGGAAAAAAATGTGAAATAAAAGTAAGAAAGGTTTCTGATTATAAACCACATGTGTTTAAAGTATGCGCTGATATTAAACTCTACTAA
- a CDS encoding DUF835 domain-containing protein, whose amino-acid sequence MYLNIPGVLAGSFLTIMGGVLTIKALNYYKGLQEPGKSLARTFLVSTLLFTIGSTAVILDSLTKIQLWVIEAICYTLSYLHMVLSVTYYLRIQKSESQKTKIGNLSKKERKATLPISGAYVFKKPPTPKGLTFLVRHSNGLLAISRMQKELWVKKYQIEPDKFVWLSRIETNDSTDPSKLHVLQDTTLRFLKEKGGKSVVYFEGIEYLILYNDFNSVAKFLFSIKDYIISTNSLLILYLSSNILEKSQESILLKEFEQKSEEDLTREIYEKLLVSAIEGEKDASGESKKE is encoded by the coding sequence GTGTACTTGAATATCCCTGGAGTTCTAGCGGGATCATTTCTTACAATAATGGGGGGAGTTCTTACTATAAAAGCATTAAATTATTATAAAGGACTACAAGAACCTGGAAAAAGTCTAGCTAGAACTTTTTTAGTTTCTACACTCTTGTTTACTATAGGCTCAACTGCCGTTATACTCGATTCCCTAACTAAAATTCAGTTATGGGTTATAGAAGCCATATGTTACACCCTATCATACCTACATATGGTGTTATCTGTTACTTATTATCTACGCATTCAAAAATCAGAATCTCAAAAGACAAAAATAGGGAACTTATCAAAAAAGGAAAGAAAAGCAACTTTACCTATAAGTGGGGCATATGTGTTTAAAAAGCCCCCAACCCCTAAAGGGTTAACATTCCTGGTGAGACACTCAAACGGATTGCTTGCCATAAGTAGAATGCAAAAAGAATTATGGGTGAAAAAATACCAAATAGAACCAGATAAATTTGTTTGGCTAAGTAGAATAGAAACGAATGATAGCACTGACCCTTCAAAGCTCCATGTGCTACAAGACACTACCCTCAGATTTTTAAAAGAAAAAGGGGGAAAATCAGTTGTGTACTTTGAGGGAATTGAATACCTCATACTGTACAATGATTTCAATTCCGTTGCAAAATTTCTCTTTTCAATCAAAGACTACATAATCTCCACTAACTCACTTTTAATCCTATATCTATCATCTAACATCCTCGAAAAATCTCAAGAATCAATCCTCCTAAAGGAGTTTGAACAAAAATCCGAAGAAGACCTCACTAGAGAAATTTATGAAAAACTTCTTGTTTCAGCCATAGAGGGAGAAAAAGATGCCAGCGGTGAAAGTAAAAAAGAATGA
- the moaA gene encoding GTP 3',8-cyclase MoaA gives MTLVDRFGRPVTNLRISLTNECNLNCFYCHREGQTLDFQEMSPEEIEIIVKIASKLGIRKVKLTGGEPTIRNDVVEIVRRIKPYVVDLSMTTNGTTIKSLGRALKDAGLDRVNISLDTLDKEKYKQITGFDSLSQVLDGINTAVELFYPVKLNMVVMKGLNDNEIWDMIDYTAKKGAILQLIEIEVPREMENSWFFKKYFYSLKPLEEEFEKIAIKIKERKMHRRKKYFIPTRYGTAEVEVVRSMHNTIFCANCTRIRLTSTGHLKTCLLKRDDLIDVITPIRNGASEGEIIEIFKKAILMREPYWK, from the coding sequence ATGACATTGGTAGATCGCTTTGGAAGACCAGTCACCAATTTAAGAATTTCACTCACCAATGAATGCAACCTAAACTGTTTTTACTGCCATAGAGAAGGACAAACACTCGATTTTCAAGAAATGAGTCCAGAAGAGATAGAAATAATCGTCAAAATAGCTTCAAAGTTAGGGATAAGAAAGGTGAAGTTAACAGGTGGAGAACCTACTATAAGGAATGATGTGGTGGAAATAGTAAGGAGAATCAAACCATATGTAGTTGACCTCTCCATGACCACTAATGGGACAACCATAAAAAGTCTAGGAAGGGCTTTAAAAGATGCAGGACTTGACAGGGTCAATATTAGCTTAGATACGTTAGACAAAGAAAAGTACAAACAGATAACCGGTTTTGACTCCCTATCACAAGTACTGGATGGAATAAATACTGCAGTCGAACTTTTCTATCCCGTTAAGCTCAACATGGTGGTTATGAAAGGCCTCAATGATAATGAAATCTGGGATATGATAGACTACACAGCTAAAAAAGGAGCAATTCTTCAGCTTATTGAAATTGAAGTCCCCAGAGAGATGGAAAATTCCTGGTTTTTCAAGAAGTACTTTTACTCCCTAAAACCACTGGAAGAAGAGTTTGAAAAGATAGCTATAAAAATAAAAGAACGTAAGATGCATAGAAGGAAAAAATACTTCATACCAACAAGATATGGTACAGCAGAAGTTGAGGTTGTAAGGTCAATGCATAATACTATTTTTTGTGCCAACTGTACAAGGATAAGACTAACATCAACCGGGCATTTAAAAACATGCCTTCTAAAGAGAGATGATTTAATAGATGTAATAACCCCAATAAGAAACGGTGCTAGCGAGGGAGAGATTATTGAGATTTTTAAAAAGGCGATCCTTATGCGAGAGCCATACTGGAAGTGA
- a CDS encoding Rne/Rng family ribonuclease — protein MSTNSEVSVRIRGIYSTALTKVLLEEGFKISQPSQRIVERFNIEKVYDEFDVDIQDKRDSHGIVLVGTRVEEVKRVFEEKFLDVFFRKIPYQLYGVYKGMVVKRDDRYVYVDIGSAIGTLLIEEFPDAVEGDEVLVQVKKNNLLPHLSVLVTIPGDYAVLIPKPIGTQKHVKISRKIRDQNERERLRILGLSVDLGDWGVLWRTAAAYKDWNLLKDELIKLSKIAQKIKDIDKYSAPAQIVEGRDVYEVEFGGATKSKLDDIRNSMVPTIEGHHKFKAYDPELGFAVEIAEGILSKMPSQRKKVSDGFLEALINHKGPKTGWIFRFEHVKPDGQVIRIGPAEILEVSLNPIKLKVKRHLKPGKFYDGLEIPIENGDYAITEIEEGKWWFKHSYYDKEGNLKGEYYNICTPVEVYPDKARYIDLEVDIVKWPDGNKEIIDKEELKVHYEDELISEKLYKAILRLTKELFEKI, from the coding sequence ATGTCTACAAACTCAGAGGTTTCGGTGAGGATTAGAGGGATATACAGTACAGCATTAACAAAGGTTCTACTTGAGGAAGGATTTAAGATAAGCCAGCCAAGCCAAAGGATTGTAGAAAGGTTCAACATTGAAAAGGTATATGATGAATTCGATGTAGATATCCAAGACAAAAGAGACTCCCACGGTATAGTTTTAGTTGGTACAAGGGTTGAGGAGGTAAAAAGAGTTTTTGAAGAAAAATTTTTGGATGTTTTCTTTAGAAAAATTCCGTACCAGCTTTATGGAGTATATAAAGGCATGGTTGTTAAAAGGGACGACAGATATGTGTATGTGGACATAGGGAGTGCTATTGGAACATTGCTAATTGAAGAATTTCCGGATGCGGTTGAAGGGGATGAAGTGCTCGTTCAGGTCAAAAAGAATAACTTGCTCCCCCATTTGAGTGTCTTAGTCACGATTCCTGGAGACTATGCAGTGCTTATTCCAAAACCAATTGGTACACAGAAACATGTAAAGATCTCAAGGAAAATTAGAGATCAAAATGAGAGAGAAAGACTCAGGATACTTGGCTTAAGTGTGGATCTGGGGGACTGGGGAGTTCTATGGAGGACAGCTGCAGCATATAAAGATTGGAATTTATTAAAGGATGAACTCATTAAACTCTCGAAAATTGCTCAGAAAATTAAGGATATAGATAAATACTCTGCTCCAGCACAGATTGTGGAAGGAAGGGATGTATATGAAGTGGAGTTTGGAGGAGCAACCAAATCAAAGCTTGATGATATTAGAAACAGTATGGTTCCAACAATAGAAGGTCATCATAAATTCAAAGCGTATGACCCAGAACTTGGATTTGCAGTTGAAATAGCAGAAGGTATTTTAAGTAAAATGCCATCCCAACGTAAAAAAGTTAGTGATGGATTTTTAGAGGCCCTAATCAATCATAAAGGCCCAAAAACGGGATGGATATTTAGGTTTGAGCATGTTAAACCCGATGGCCAAGTGATTAGAATAGGGCCAGCGGAGATTTTAGAAGTCTCATTAAACCCCATTAAACTTAAAGTCAAAAGACATTTAAAGCCAGGCAAGTTCTATGATGGCCTTGAAATTCCCATTGAAAACGGTGATTATGCAATAACCGAGATAGAAGAGGGTAAATGGTGGTTTAAGCACAGCTATTATGATAAAGAGGGGAATCTTAAGGGAGAGTACTACAATATTTGCACGCCAGTGGAGGTTTATCCAGACAAGGCCAGATATATTGATTTAGAGGTGGATATTGTAAAGTGGCCCGATGGAAATAAGGAGATAATTGACAAAGAAGAACTAAAAGTGCACTATGAAGATGAACTTATAAGTGAGAAGCTTTATAAGGCCATATTAAGGCTCACTAAAGAGTTGTTTGAGAAGATTTGA
- the radB gene encoding DNA repair and recombination protein RadB: MLTTGSKNLDALLGGGIDKGILTQVYGPFATGKTTLAMQIGLLNEGKVAYIDTEGGFSPERLAKMVESRGMDSNSTLQKFLIFEAFDFKEQKKTISNLKKIVNEKFSMIVVDSITNHYRVEEKKSSMTTDLGKQLQVLLWLARKYNLAVIVTNQVYFDSKQNALKPLAEHIMGYKCKDILRLEKLRPGLRIAVLERHRFKPEGGIVHFEITDKGIEDIEKIKSSQTTL; this comes from the coding sequence ATGTTAACCACGGGCAGCAAGAACTTAGATGCTCTATTAGGTGGAGGGATAGACAAAGGGATCCTAACACAAGTATACGGCCCATTTGCTACTGGAAAGACGACTCTTGCTATGCAAATAGGTCTTTTAAATGAAGGAAAAGTCGCTTACATAGATACAGAAGGAGGATTTTCCCCAGAGAGACTGGCCAAGATGGTTGAGTCAAGAGGCATGGATTCCAATTCCACTCTCCAAAAGTTTCTAATATTCGAAGCCTTTGACTTTAAAGAACAGAAAAAAACAATCTCAAATCTTAAAAAAATCGTCAATGAAAAGTTTTCTATGATCGTTGTTGATTCAATAACAAATCATTATCGTGTCGAGGAAAAGAAAAGCTCAATGACAACGGATCTCGGAAAACAGCTTCAGGTACTTTTGTGGCTTGCAAGAAAATATAATCTTGCCGTCATTGTCACAAATCAAGTATATTTTGACTCAAAACAGAACGCTCTAAAACCACTGGCCGAACACATCATGGGGTATAAATGCAAAGACATCCTGCGCTTAGAAAAATTACGGCCAGGTTTAAGGATAGCAGTATTAGAAAGACACCGCTTTAAGCCTGAAGGAGGAATTGTACACTTTGAGATAACGGATAAAGGAATAGAGGATATAGAAAAAATCAAATCTTCTCAAACAACTCTTTAG
- a CDS encoding MBL fold metallo-hydrolase: protein MKIIWYGHACFWIEINDVKILIDPYEYVNDDAIDGIDYILVTHEHTDHYGKTPLLARLRDATVIGPKTVYLMAINDGVTKVKEIEGGEEIELENNVKVRAIFVEHPSSQYPLGYIISDGKRRIFHPGDTYYSPIFKNLRGKIDIFFVPISGRSTANIREAANIIETMRPKITIPMHYGTYSEADPNELINELREKRVWSLIKILEIGKPFEV, encoded by the coding sequence ATGAAGATCATTTGGTATGGACATGCGTGTTTTTGGATTGAAATAAATGATGTGAAAATCCTCATAGATCCTTATGAATATGTTAACGACGACGCGATAGATGGTATTGATTACATCTTAGTGACCCATGAACACACTGACCACTATGGAAAAACTCCTCTTCTAGCTAGACTTAGAGATGCCACAGTGATAGGGCCAAAAACAGTTTATTTAATGGCAATAAACGATGGTGTGACTAAGGTCAAGGAGATAGAAGGAGGAGAAGAAATAGAGTTAGAAAATAACGTGAAAGTTAGAGCAATTTTCGTAGAGCATCCTTCCAGCCAGTACCCCCTTGGATACATTATCTCCGATGGAAAAAGAAGAATTTTCCATCCTGGGGACACCTATTACAGCCCGATTTTTAAAAACTTGCGTGGAAAGATCGATATTTTCTTTGTTCCAATAAGTGGGAGGTCAACTGCAAACATAAGAGAAGCTGCAAATATCATAGAAACCATGCGCCCAAAAATAACAATACCTATGCATTATGGAACATACAGTGAAGCCGACCCGAATGAACTTATTAATGAACTCCGAGAAAAACGAGTTTGGAGTCTAATAAAAATTTTGGAAATTGGAAAACCTTTCGAAGTTTAA
- a CDS encoding DUF1614 domain-containing protein, producing MKRYFFLPLTLPFLILFILLLPLLFILFASTITIAFQKLGLPLPVAFTLFWAALIGSFINIPIKEIKSYGPVVRMTKVSFFGITYPVPYVDWGEQKTVVSINVGGALVPLSVVLYEVVRLLVLDETFLFTRMATAILISTIVSKAFSRPVRGLGIAIPTFIPPLVAAILALLLGGDNRPLIAYASGTMGVLIGADLLNWNKLKELGAPMVSIGGAGTFDGIFLAGIIAVLLV from the coding sequence ATGAAAAGGTACTTCTTCTTGCCTTTAACATTGCCATTTTTAATTCTATTCATCCTTTTATTGCCCCTGTTGTTCATCCTGTTTGCCAGCACGATAACCATTGCCTTCCAAAAGTTGGGACTTCCTTTGCCGGTGGCATTCACTTTATTCTGGGCCGCTCTAATAGGGAGTTTCATAAACATACCAATCAAAGAAATAAAGAGTTATGGCCCTGTTGTAAGAATGACAAAAGTTTCCTTCTTTGGGATAACATATCCTGTTCCATATGTGGACTGGGGAGAGCAAAAAACTGTAGTGAGCATAAACGTTGGTGGTGCTCTTGTACCGTTGAGTGTGGTTCTGTATGAAGTTGTGAGGCTTTTGGTTTTGGATGAAACATTCCTCTTTACTAGAATGGCTACGGCTATTTTAATATCTACTATAGTGAGCAAAGCATTTTCTAGACCTGTAAGGGGGTTGGGAATAGCTATTCCGACGTTTATTCCTCCTTTAGTAGCAGCAATCCTTGCCCTTTTACTTGGAGGAGATAACAGACCCCTTATTGCATATGCGAGTGGTACTATGGGAGTTTTAATAGGTGCAGATCTTTTAAATTGGAACAAGCTCAAAGAACTTGGAGCTCCGATGGTGAGCATTGGTGGAGCGGGAACTTTTGATGGCATTTTCCTCGCTGGAATTATAGCAGTTCTTCTTGTATGA
- a CDS encoding ribose-phosphate diphosphokinase, giving the protein MRIVLGSGASHMAEEIKNKVEKFDKLLIESEVKTFPDGEKYVRVLGDGKEVLVVQSMFRPQNEHLVELLLLGDALREKGFKHLKAVVPYLAYSRQDRVTKEGEPISVRAIMKAISLYYDELYVFDLHNPKTLEYFPGKALNVSPAKAIANYFKDKLGEGLVLAPDRGALERAKTVANILGLEFSYFEKKRISPTEIQMRPVEVDVEEKNVLIVDDIISTGGTMIKAANILKGMGASKVFVVATHGVFAEGAIERVSKAVDELAVTNSIPTPVSKISLVEDILSL; this is encoded by the coding sequence GTGAGGATAGTACTTGGAAGTGGAGCATCTCACATGGCTGAAGAAATCAAAAATAAAGTAGAAAAATTTGATAAATTGTTGATTGAGAGTGAGGTAAAGACCTTCCCGGATGGGGAAAAATACGTTAGGGTACTAGGGGATGGAAAAGAGGTTTTAGTGGTTCAATCCATGTTCCGGCCTCAAAATGAACATCTTGTCGAGCTTTTACTTTTAGGTGATGCACTTAGAGAGAAAGGCTTTAAGCATCTCAAAGCAGTTGTGCCTTATTTAGCATATTCTAGACAGGACAGAGTTACCAAAGAAGGTGAGCCTATAAGTGTTAGGGCTATCATGAAAGCTATATCTCTTTATTACGATGAGCTTTATGTGTTTGACCTCCATAATCCAAAAACCCTGGAATACTTCCCTGGCAAAGCCTTAAATGTCAGTCCTGCCAAGGCTATAGCTAATTATTTCAAAGATAAGCTTGGAGAAGGGTTAGTCCTTGCTCCAGACAGGGGGGCCTTGGAAAGAGCAAAAACTGTGGCCAATATTCTTGGCTTGGAATTTAGCTACTTTGAAAAGAAACGTATCTCACCGACTGAGATTCAGATGAGACCAGTGGAGGTTGACGTAGAAGAAAAAAATGTGCTGATAGTTGATGATATCATAAGCACTGGGGGAACAATGATAAAGGCAGCTAACATACTCAAAGGAATGGGTGCAAGTAAGGTATTTGTAGTGGCTACTCATGGAGTCTTTGCTGAGGGAGCTATTGAAAGAGTTAGCAAAGCAGTGGATGAACTTGCAGTTACAAATAGTATACCTACTCCAGTTTCAAAAATAAGCCTTGTAGAGGACATTTTGAGTCTCTAG